Genomic segment of Mytilus edulis chromosome 12, xbMytEdul2.2, whole genome shotgun sequence:
AACAATTATTAATCATAATACAAATATCTTATGCCCTTACtgtaatcaatctctattctcggtagatgatgttgtcatcatagatctgtagaatcattttaaaatacatgaagaaatatgaaaaacaaatttgaaacaggaagttttgaatgaaacgaaattaatGATGGTTTATACCAGTAACGGAAAGGAACAAAATCCTGAAatcatatatttttcaaaataaaaaaattctggcgGGACGATTTCataggggcgggcggggatgaaaatctatcaattaattttaattggcctaaaaTTGCTTTAATTATAAATTCATCAAATATATGCCTTAATTTTTGTACACCAGACATATGTTTgatctacaaaagattcatctgTGACACTCatataaataaaagaacagagttctAATGTCCCCcgtgttacatttatttcatttttaatatagaGTGCTCAAAAGATGcaattttccataaatttaatatttcgaaGGGACATatataactctttaaaaaaaaaattatcgtcCACCTTTTTAGAACTATTTTGAGATATTGCTGGTATTAACCtttagtataagttttataaaaaatactggcaagaattgtacccaTCAGAGCACTAACAAGACCATTTTTCACAAATTTCATATCTCTGAGGAACATAACTCTTTTTAAAAAAGTTGATTCTCCACCTGGCATTAAAAACTTGTATGAGATATTGGTGATATTAACCTacattataagttttataaaaatttggcAAGAATTGTATTCTCCAGAGCACCAACAAGGCCATTTTCCAGAAATTTCATTTTTCTAAGggtcataactcttttaaaaaaagtaaaacgtTCACCATTCTATAATAggtataggaatatgtggtatgagtgccaatgagacaactctcttatACTAATAAGTTCTAGAGAAcacataaatttaatatttctgaggggaatatttgataaaatagtcattacaaaaacattttacTACATTTGATGTTAATGCAAACTCCAAAATGAGATATAAGTGACAATAAAAATGAATGCTCATTTGACATTAACTGTTTCGAAAAATGAATGTTTGCTATTAAGGGCATACCTCCTGCGAAATGTGGCCATGGTTGACCATGTTTGACCATGGTTGAAACCTTAAAAACATGGTTTAAACATGGCTCACCATGGTTCTCCATGCTTTTAACCATGACTCCTACCCTCTATTATATCATAACTAAGTCCAACAatacttttactttttatatatttttcaagtaGACACCAATCTCTTTTCAATAACTTCATAAATATAAACTTAAAACGTTTAGTTGACTTTGAAACAAAGGATTAAAAGATTATACATATACTATCCCATTACACCTACAGAATTACAAAAGATTGAAAATTAATTCACCTCGctgatttaaaaatttaaatcaacactaacaaataaaatgaaggtTTATAAGGGTGTTAAATCATCCACGTGGAAGGTCACAATAAGGAAGCtcagaaatcatctcttttattgtaaagttatgttttcaaCCATTAATCCTCAATGTAAATTtcgaatatatataatttttttttcagaaaaaggtCCTCCAATTGATGTCTTCCTCTTATCTCACTCCTAGATATGTTTTAGAATGTTAAAATCTCTTTTTCTTTCATCCCATATGTATTTGATCAGTCaattactgttaattcagaaattattgcgatatttttattattgcaaaaaaatgcTACTGGGTTATGATCGAAATAATTAATActcccattttgaaattttatttcatatgaataaaacaggatttttctgaatatcggaaaaattaaaatcgcattttagtctaaaattacAAAATCGCAAAATAAATGCACCCaatcaaatatttcatgatctCTGTTTGCTCTttacttttatgtcttttttctattctttcattttcaaatgCAGTGCTGATAATACCAAAAAACAATATACAGTGTAATCTGCCTAATCCGACCCCCGAGTATTCAAACATCCTGCTTCAACCGACACATTGCATATCTTCGCAGAAAAAACTTCAGTTTTCCGACCCCCTGCCTAAAAATCGACATTCTTTTGGGGTCCCCAGTGTGTTGAataacacaggttacactgtataatGTTTCCTCAGTATACCTGTTACAGTCTATTTAAATCAATGTCAGATTAACTAAAGTCATacattatttatatgaaaaaactGAAATATTGATAATATACAATTCATGTTTGCAACAACTTTCATGTCGTTAATTAATGTACAGTGTTAGGAATGATAGGTTTTCTATCTATTTATTTCATactcaatttttacaaaatgctGGGGAAAAACTGACATAGGTAAGGAGTGGGTTTAATAAGACTGAATTTAGAATGGCTCCTATTTCTAGCCAAATTTTCAAATGGGGTTACAACATTGTAGCAATTTTTTCgaaataataaaaaccttgcaataatttctgaatttacagtaggaAATGTGTTGAAAATTTATGTTTTAGCATTCTTTTCATGATGCGACAGAGAtaacacaaataaatataatgtatCAATTTCATCTGCTTTTAGATATATCAAgactttaaaataatcaaaacaaagaaataatgtAACAAAGAAATAACGTAATAATGACTGAAGAAAGAATAACAAGAAAGTTTATCCATTCTATAGTGGTTATTGATCCTTTTactcaaattttacaatatagGTCAGATCTATTAAATTTTTACtgattatttgttttcatttgaaaaaaataatacacagtCTGAGACATacacttatttttttgttttccatAATTACTATTTTATCCTAATGATTTACTTTCATCTGCTTTCAGATAAGACTTCAAAATACCAACACAACGAAATAGCGTAATAATGACAGAGGAGAGAATAACAAGGAAGTTATCCATTCATATGGAGCAAGATGTTATGGACTCTGATGACAAGGATGACGAGACGTCTCCCATAGATGACGATATCATTCACACTGTTACAAAATTACTGAAATTCGGTAAAAACGGCATGAATTCCCCCGACCATATAGAAATGTCTTTGTGTCAAATTCTTCAAGCTGAACGGAATCACTGGAAAGATAAAACAGACGCTGCAATGAATGAGATCGATCGACAACACAGAGAAACGCTCGCCAATCAAGTTTCGTTACAAAATTTGATGGATATGTTACATTTCAATAAACGAAAAATAAGTCACgctaatctaaaaatagacaacaGCATCACAGAAGAGAATGCATCTGTAGATGACATGCTGGATACACTGAAATACAGGATAATAAACCTAAAACAAATGGCGGGAATCATAGACGAAATGGATGAGACAGAACCACAGGATAAACTACTTAAATATTCCGACAGAGATATTGAATATCTGAAAAATGCTATTGCTAAAGCTCACTGGGAAAAAGAATCAATTCAAAAACAACTAACGGAAAGAGTCAACGAGGTTAAATGGCTGACCTCCGAACTGGATAATGTTAAAATGCACATGCATAAATTACAAGAAGTTGTAAAAAAATACAATGAAGCCCACACTGGGACAAACTTTCATTTAAATGAGGTAAAGAGTGAAGTTCCTAAGAGCCCTGGAAGAACAATTAAACACTGTACAGCGCCATTGAGCTCTCGGCAGAGAACTTATATTGAAGGCGATTGGTTGCAAGGATATCCAAATCCAATCGACGAATCATCAGCTCTAAAAACACGCCTACAAGCGCATATCTATTCAAATAAAAACGGAAATTCTAAAATGGGAGTAGCTCAGTGTTTGAGATGTCAGAAACTATTCAAACCAAAAGAAAATTCCAGCAAGTCTTGCCGCTATCACCCAAAAGGTCGGGAAATCACAGAACAATACGATGTAAATGGGAAACTTGTGCACGTTGTATATAAATGGGCTTGCTGTAAAAAAGGACTGGACTCAGCAGGCTGTATCTATGGTCACCATGTTTAAAGTTATTTCTGTTATTAAATGTATTTGAGTGATTAAATCTATCTTTCAGAGTTTGAAAAGTTCCCTTAGTCTTGACgttaaagatgtggtatgattaccagtGAGACAATTTCctccaccagagaacaaatgaggTAAAAGTTAACAAGTATACGTTACTGTACAGCCTAATCAAGATTATTTTCTTGAAGTAAAAAGCTTGTAGAAAAGGTAAAATtgaaacactgtttttttttttcaattccaaGCAATAGATGGATTCTGAATGTGCCagtgtcccaagtcaggagcctgtaattcaatggtagTCGCTTAGTGCTGTGTAACATAGTTTGTATTGTTTAAGACTTTTCATTTCAGGGCCTTAATTGATGACTATTTGGTATGAGCttagctcattgttaaaggccataggCTGACCTATTGTTgttgattgccaattagacaactatcaacTCTCAactaatattatattatttacaaaCGAAAAtgaaccaacgcctggtgagtctgtagtacggtagagtccataaagtggatacctcgccgggtatgcagggtcgttatgataaaaaacataaaatgtagagagtcttataacaacaacactttagggactgctgcagaaaatttattgatcgacatgtttcggtgcctagggcaccgtcatcaggataaaaacaatacataaaatcagggcaccgtcatcaggataaaaacaatacataaaatcagcatgattttatgtattgtttttatcctgatgacggtgccctaggcaccgaaacatgtcgatcaataaattttctgcagcagtccctaaagtgttgttgttataagactctctacatttaATATTATATTAGTATCATTCAtgactttttatttaaataaccgTACAATTTTTTGTAACTTCCATGTAAACAATCCTAGTGCTGTTTACCCTCTATGTAAATTCTAGTTGCCAAAAGACTAAGATTCATTGGATGGAGTGTAAAAGCAACAGCTATGGATCTTGAGGAAAGAATAACACATgtcattaaatatatattaggccgtacattgacctataatggtttacttttataaattgttatttggatggagagttgtctatttggcactcataccacatctttctatatatctataaacattgaatttattattattcatgggCTACCAATTTTTGTGTAATCTAAAGTGGaactaaaaatttaaatgttctaAGAACAATATAGacaaaggaaatggggaatgtgtcaaagagataacaaccctaccaaagagtaAAACAGCAACCGAATggtaccaatgggtcttcaacacagcaagaaaaatCGATCACCCAGAGGcggacttcagctggccccttaacaagaAATGTGTACTAATTCAGTGAAAATGGAGGTCATACTAAACtactaaacatataaatgaacttaaattaaaaaacatacaagactaacaaaggccagaagctactactttggacaggcgcaaaaatgaagTGGGGTTTAATATGTTTAGTGACTCTGATCTCAACCCCCAAAACCCTGCCCCCTACCTTTTGCCAATGTAgattaaacaaacacacagcaacacacacagtaaaactcagtctAAAAGAAGTCCAAGTTAATTGATGtcagaataagtaacaaaagaaactaggTAAGCAATATAACaataaaggactactagcagttactgacatgtcagctccagaagTAAACCTTGTTTCTAAGATTTGTATGCACATATTGGCAAAACCACAGAAtctaatgaatccacagtatacagcTATACATGAGGGGCGTAAAgggggggtatctgcacggaagaacgcgaaataaaattgccatttcacgatgaacgaacaattaaaaatgtcttgcttGTTGATCTTTTTACTGATTTCACGAAACACtgtgaataacgaacctttttcacggctgcacgtgaaattAAAATGGCACAACAccttgcacgaaaataaccctttaccaccctcatacaTGGTATATGGTTCTTAAACAGATAATTTTAAAAACACACAACACAGTATAGCATTGATGTCCCAATTGGCAGTTGAGGAATGTACGTCTAAAATTGCATCACACAGCATAAAGCTTGATAACAAATGTTAAGAGGCTCTGATTTAAAAATTTCTTGGAAAAAAGGCACCACCAATTTCATGGGATAGACacacagacagatggacagacttaaacccccttttttttagTACATGggtatatatataaagttgtacAATGTAAACTTTTCATTCTAGTATCAGTTTCTTCTCTCTCTCATTTAAACCTTGAACTAAAAAAGAAGATCTTAAttgtaaataatgatttattaATATCTCACACATATTTGTGCAAGCTTTAAAGTGAACATATATCTAtagcaagggaaataactcaaaaattttaaattattattatttatgcaACAAATAATGGGATTGACAAAATGCCCAAAAGATTGCATAATCATTTGACTTTTTAAGTGCTTTGGAATATGAATGTttcataaatagaaataaaataaatgcaagaaaattttaaaggaaataGAAACTTACTTTTTGTGCACTTTTAATTTCACTGTTTTTTTGGGGTATTTTTTATTGTTCTTCATCAATCTCAATGGTTTTATTCTTAATATAGTTTTTCAATGATCCTACACTAGACTTCAAGGAAACTGAATTTGTCTGCCTATATATACTTATGTACCTTGATATATCTAACATAAGTCATTTTCTGTGTGTGACTTATGAGGATCCTGTAGTTTATGTGCGAAGAAATTAGAATGACAGCAGTTTAAATAGAAGGTAGGTGAAATAAACATGCTATGAGTATAGAGACTACAAATGAAATTAGGTGGTTATGGAAAAATTTAAGGCTGCTTTTTTAGGGGAAAAAATGGACtttacttttgtttgtttaaatataacctaaatgtttttaaatttgaaatgtcaAGCCAAGCTGATTAGATGTGTGTACAATGGTAAAGAACTTcgaaattaaattgagaatgaaaattgggaatatgtcaaacagacaacaactcGAAAAAGAGCAAAAAACAGCTGTGTGTGATTCAATCTTCAAGCCAACTTTTT
This window contains:
- the LOC139498013 gene encoding uncharacterized protein; protein product: MTEERITRKLSIHMEQDVMDSDDKDDETSPIDDDIIHTVTKLLKFGKNGMNSPDHIEMSLCQILQAERNHWKDKTDAAMNEIDRQHRETLANQVSLQNLMDMLHFNKRKISHANLKIDNSITEENASVDDMLDTLKYRIINLKQMAGIIDEMDETEPQDKLLKYSDRDIEYLKNAIAKAHWEKESIQKQLTERVNEVKWLTSELDNVKMHMHKLQEVVKKYNEAHTGTNFHLNEVKSEVPKSPGRTIKHCTAPLSSRQRTYIEGDWLQGYPNPIDESSALKTRLQAHIYSNKNGNSKMGVAQCLRCQKLFKPKENSSKSCRYHPKGREITEQYDVNGKLVHVVYKWACCKKGLDSAGCIYGHHV